The Acholeplasma laidlawii PG-8A DNA window AATATTACTAGCGATGGCAGCACATATTACCATTTACTTTACGATTGAAAATGCAGGATATGTATGGATGGTGTATCTAGTACCTACAGTTGTAGGAATCTTACTGGGTTATATTCAAGTAATATCTGGTGATAAAGTAAATGTTAAAGAGAAAATATGGGTAATATTATCGATGCTACTTGTGGTTATCGCATATCTTTTGGTAAGTTTTTTGATCCCTAATATTTGGACTTGGAGTTGGATTATCTTATTACTTATACCAATGATTGGTATCTATGATGGTACTAAATTCGAGCATCCTGTAGCATATATGCCATTTATTGCAATTACTATATTTATGCTTCTTGGCTCACTTGGCAATTACTGGCAATATGCTTGGTTAGTGTTCTTAATTATTCCAATAACTGCAATTTTAACGGAGTCAGGTGACAAAACTAAAGAAGTAAAAGAAGATACTGACGAAACAAGTGATTGTTAACACATTTAAGCGTATCTTATGAAATAAGTTTTTTCATGGCGTATAATCAAACTATAGAAAGGGATGATTAATATGACAGTAAAAGAATTTTTAGATAAAGAAAAACCAAATAAGTATATTATTACTGACCGTATGCGTACACCTTTTAAAGAAGAACAACTTAAATGGTTAGATTTATCCGATATTGAAGTAAGAACTACAGATATTCTGGCTGATGGTACAGTGAGAATACATTCTGATTACATGCCGGATGCTTGTTAACTTTTAGCAATTTACTCATACACCCAATATGAACCTCAATAGAAAAATGCTATTGAGGTTTTATCTTTATTTATATAGCTATAAACACTTAAATTGATAAGACATTAATTAATAATTAACGACAAAATATTAAAAATCATTTAATGAATCTTAATTGTTGACATCTAAGAAAAAATATATATAATATATGCGATTAGTTTATTGTAATTTAACTATATGTTTATATATAGTAAACAAATAGAGATAATATGAAGACGATATTTTACAATGAGTAAACATATGTGAAGGAAGGTACAAATCATGGCTTTTATTGAATTAAAAGATGTAACTAAAGAGTTTAATAATCAAGTAGTATTAAGGGGTATTGACCTAGAAATCAAAAGTAATGAGTTTGTCACCTTACTTGGACCATCTGGATGTGGGAAAACTACGACATTAAGAATTATTGGTGGTTTTATTGAACCAACAGGTGGTGAAGTCTTATTTGATGGTGTAGATATTTTAAAATTACCGGCTTATAAAAGACCAACAAATACAGTATTCCAAAGATATTCTTTATTTCCTCATTTAAATGTTTTTGAAAACGTGGCATTTGGTTTACGTGTTAAAGACCAAAACCGTGAAGCAAAAAAAGAAATTACTACTTTAAAAGAAATCTATAAAAAACAAATTGATGAACTACAATACAAGGTAGATCATGACAGAACAAGTAGTCTTGAATTAAAAAACCAAGTTAAACTAGAAAAGAAAGCACTAAAAGAAAAACTTGATCAAGATATTAAAGACCTACAAGCTACCTTTATTTCTAAAAAGAAATATGAATTTATCATTGAAGAAAAAGTGTCTAAATATTTAAAAATGGTAGGTCTTGATGGTTATGAAAACCGTTCTATTTCCAAATTAAGTGGTGGTCAGATGCAACGTGTTGCAATCGCACGAGCACTAATTAATGAACCTAAGGTGTTACTGTTAGATGAGCCACTTGCTGCACTTGATTTAAAACTACGTCAAGAAATGCAATATGAATTAAAAGAAATTCAAAGAAGTGCTGGTATTACATTTATTTTCGTAACGCACGATCAAGAAGAAGCTTTAACGATGAGTGATAAGATTGTAGTTATGAATAAGGGTGAAATTCAACAAGTAGGTACACCAGTTGATATTTATAATGAACCGATAAACCGATTTGTTGCAAACTTTATTGGTGAATCTAATATCGTATCAGGCATAATGAAACAAGATTATCTAGTACATTTTGATGGTTTTGATTTTGAATGTGTCGACAAAGGATTTGACACCAATCAAGAAGTAGACATTGTTCTACGTCCTGAAGATTTAGATATTGTAGAGTTAGGTACCGGAAAAATTAGTGGTATAGTTGATAGTGTTGTTTTTAAAGGTGTACACTTCGAAATTGATGTGAAAACAGAACATAGAATTTATACAGTACATACAACAGATTTTAAAGCAGAAGGGATGAAAGTTGATCTAGACTGGTTCCCAGAAGATATCCATGTTATGGAGGTCTGGTAATGATTAATTTTCCTAAGAAGCAACAAAAACATCTGCATAAAACACAAAAATTGAATTTTGAATTCTATTTAGGTGCCCCATATTATCTTATGATGATTTTACTGGTCATTATCCCAATTGGATTAATGTTACTCTATGCATTTACAACAGATTCAAACAGCTTAATTTCTATTAAGTTTACTATTGATAATTTTATTCAATTTTTTAAAGAGCCAACATTTATTTCAAGTATGTTAGAAAGTGTCTATTTATCCTTTTTCTCAGCTGTTATTTGTTTGGTGATTTGTTACCCATTAGCATTCATCTTAAGTAGAAGAAAGCTCATGACACAAAAGATATTAGTATCTCTTATTACATCTAATATGTTTATTAACTCTTTATTATTAGCATATGCTGTACGCTCTATATTTGAAATGATTGGAACAACATTCTTTGGTGAAGCAAGATACTTACTAGGTACAGATTTAGCAATTATTACTGGTATGGTGTACTTATATTTACCGTTTATGTTATTACCAATTTATACACATATGTCTAAAATGGATAAAAACCTATTTGAATCTGCTGAAGATTTAGGTGCTAATAAACTTCAAACCATTTTAAGAGTCGTTATTCCGATGTCTTTATCAAGCGTTTTAACTGGATTTATGATGGTATTTTTACCAGCATCAACAACATTAGTTATTACAAGATACTTAGGTAATGGACAAAGAAAAATGATTGGTGATCTAATAGATTTAGCATTTAAAAATGGTAAATTTGGATATGGTGCAGCGATTGCATTAGTGCTTGCACTCATCTTACTGATATTTATCTTCTTAATTAAGAGGGTAGATAAATATGAGGAGGTATTAGCTAATGAAGACTAAAGGTAAAATCTTTGCAGATATTTATATCTTTATCGTATTGCTTACAGTTTTAATACCGTTAATCTCAATGATTATATTCTCATTTAATCAATCAAATTCACTGATTGTATTTACAGGTTTCACATTTAATTGGTATGTAGATTTATTTACATCAAGATCTCTTAGGGAACCTATCTTAAATACATTATTAGTTGCAGGTATATCTACCATGGCAGCAGTCATTTTAGGTACTTTAGGCGCGATGGCCTTATCTAAACAAAATCGTCTATTTAGAGAAGTTGCATTATCTGTGAATAATATACCCATCCTTTCACCAGATATCTTAACTGCGGTTGCATTCTTTGTATTCTTAATCGCTTTTGGGATTGAACGCGGGCTGATGACTATGATTCTAGCCCATATATCTTTTTCAACACCTTACGCCCTTTTAGCAATTTATCCAAAAGTGCGTAGCTTAGATCCAAACCTTTTAGATGCTGCTTATGACTTAGGTGCAACACCAGGTAAAGCATTATGGAAAGTGGT harbors:
- a CDS encoding ABC transporter ATP-binding protein, which produces MAFIELKDVTKEFNNQVVLRGIDLEIKSNEFVTLLGPSGCGKTTTLRIIGGFIEPTGGEVLFDGVDILKLPAYKRPTNTVFQRYSLFPHLNVFENVAFGLRVKDQNREAKKEITTLKEIYKKQIDELQYKVDHDRTSSLELKNQVKLEKKALKEKLDQDIKDLQATFISKKKYEFIIEEKVSKYLKMVGLDGYENRSISKLSGGQMQRVAIARALINEPKVLLLDEPLAALDLKLRQEMQYELKEIQRSAGITFIFVTHDQEEALTMSDKIVVMNKGEIQQVGTPVDIYNEPINRFVANFIGESNIVSGIMKQDYLVHFDGFDFECVDKGFDTNQEVDIVLRPEDLDIVELGTGKISGIVDSVVFKGVHFEIDVKTEHRIYTVHTTDFKAEGMKVDLDWFPEDIHVMEVW
- a CDS encoding ABC transporter permease; translation: MINFPKKQQKHLHKTQKLNFEFYLGAPYYLMMILLVIIPIGLMLLYAFTTDSNSLISIKFTIDNFIQFFKEPTFISSMLESVYLSFFSAVICLVICYPLAFILSRRKLMTQKILVSLITSNMFINSLLLAYAVRSIFEMIGTTFFGEARYLLGTDLAIITGMVYLYLPFMLLPIYTHMSKMDKNLFESAEDLGANKLQTILRVVIPMSLSSVLTGFMMVFLPASTTLVITRYLGNGQRKMIGDLIDLAFKNGKFGYGAAIALVLALILLIFIFLIKRVDKYEEVLANED
- a CDS encoding ABC transporter permease — its product is MKTKGKIFADIYIFIVLLTVLIPLISMIIFSFNQSNSLIVFTGFTFNWYVDLFTSRSLREPILNTLLVAGISTMAAVILGTLGAMALSKQNRLFREVALSVNNIPILSPDILTAVAFFVFLIAFGIERGLMTMILAHISFSTPYALLAIYPKVRSLDPNLLDAAYDLGATPGKALWKVVLPQLRGSIVAGAAIAFTMSFDDYIISKFASGELVNNISTYMYSQSHGIRPNINALSTIIIFIIGIKVILDYVNLRNKKHEEE